The DNA sequence ATTTACTTTGGTGACGAGGTGTCTGACGCTCTTTTAGATTATCTGGAACTAGAACGAGAAGGTCTGGCTCAGAAAGCTCTTCCGGAGCATGAAAACGCTCTGTTTTTATCGTTAAAATACAGCCGTCTGACCACGCGTGCCGTAGAAAAGCTGGTAAAAAAATATACAGGAGCCGCTAATATTAACAAAAAAATTACTCCTCATAAGTTGAGGAGCACTTATGGTACCAATCTCTATAAAGAAACCGGTGATATTTATTTGGTAGCAGATGCCCTGGGCCACAAAAGTGTAGAAACCACCCGCCAGCACTACGCCGCCATTGATGACGACAGACGCAGGCTGGCAGGTAAGTTTTCAGGAAGCATCTTTCATGAGGATGAATAACCCTACATGAAAATGTTTAAAATCAATATTTCTACCAATCCTACTGCCCATGCTATGGTTGTAGTAACAGACCATACTCTGATTTGTTCCTTCGTTTCTGTAATACCACTTAGACGATTTACTACCCAGTAAAAACTGTCATTAAAGTAAGAGAAGAACAATGATCCAATACATGCTGCAAATGCGCCCAATAACATGTTTCCGCCGGCTGCAGATACGATTGGTGCTGTAATTCCTGCTGCTGTAATCATTGCAACTGTACCTGATCCCTGAACAAATCGTACCAAAGTTGCGATAATAAACGGAAGTAGAATAACCGGTATACTGGTTGCTGCAATTCCTTCTGCAATATAGTTTCCAACGCCTGCTGTCTTAATTACCTGTCCTAATGCTCCACCGCCGCCGGTTACCAGAATAATAATACCTGCACTCTTAATACTATCTTCTAATTGTTTTATAACTTCAGCACGTTTCATATTTCCGGTCAAAACATAAATTGCAAGAATCAATCCAAGTCCAACTGCCACAATTGGTTTTCCAAGGAAAATCAAAATTTGAAATAATCCATCCGTTTTTCCTAATGCACTTAGTATGGTATTTGATAAAATCAAAAGAATAGGTAATAACAATGGTGCAAAAGATGCAAAGGTAGATGGCAGTTTTTTATCTGTGTCATTCAATGAATCGTAAACCGGCTCCTGATATGGAGGGCGTTCCCAACTTTGTCCATCTTCACTTGGCAACTGATAAATTCGCTTGCCAAGCCATTTGCCATATAGCATAGTTGCAATTGCCATCGGAAGTGCAACCACGATACCTAATAACAGAAATTGTCCTACATCTACACCAAAGGTTCCTGCTACACCAAGCGGTCCCGGTGTTGGCGGAATCAAGCTGTGAGTGATTACCAATCCGGCTGCCAAAGCGATACCAAGACTTACCATTGACTTCTTAGTTTTCTTAGAAATTGCTTTTGCTAATGGCGAAAGAATTACAAATCCTGAATCACAGAAAATCGGTATGGATACTAAGAATCCCGTCAGTGACATAGCTGCTTCTTCTTTTCCTTTTCCAAATAGTTTTAAAAAGGTACGAGCCATCCGCTCTGCTGCTCCTGATATCTCGAAAACTTGTCCGAGCATAACACCAAAGCCAATGATGATACCTATGCTTCCAAGCGTACCGCCAAATCCATCTGTAATCGCAGTAACTACATCATTTGCCGGCATTCCGCCAATTAACCCAATAATACAAGAAGCAATAATCAAAGCAATAAATACATGAATTTTTGTTTTTAAAATAAGTAAAATCAATACAATTAGGCCTATAAACAACCCTATTAACATTTGTGTTCCAGAAATACCTTCCATACGCTTTCCCTCCAATACTCTTCTTTTTGTCCGGTGTTATTACTATGACATAAAATTCGGTGCATATTTTACAGCCAGACGAATCGCTTCTACCATACTAACAGCACTTGCAATATTTTTCCCCGCAATATCCATTGCTGTACCGTGGTCTACAGAAGTTCGTAGAATCGGCATACCTCCTGTAACGGAGATTGTCCGTTCAAAATCCAATGTCTTGGTTGCAATATGTCCCTGGTCATGATACAGAGATAATACACTGTTGAATCGTCCCTGTAACGCCAGATGGAATACAGAATCGGCACCGATAGGGCCAACGACCGGATAGCCCTCTGCCTGCAGTTCCTCTACTGCCGGAATTACATGTTTCACCTCCTCATCTCCAAAAAGTCCATGCTCCCCACTGTGTGGATTCAATCCTGCAATTGCCATGTTCCCCTCTGTTACCCCCAATTTTTTCAATGCTTCCAGACAACGTTTTACATAGTCTTTTATACGGTCCTTTGTTACCATATCACAAGCCTGTCGTAATGACACATGACGACTTAAGAAAAAAACACGCATATCTCTTACTTCAAACATTGTCAGTGGGTCAGGTGTATTGGTCAATGCCCCAAATATTTCCGTGTGACCAATAAAATTAATACCTCCTGCCTTTAACGCTTCTTTGTTGATTGGTGTGGTTGCTACTGCAGCAACTTCCTTATTGTTGGCAAGCTGTATGCTCTTTTCTATATATTCATACGCGGCTTTTCCGCACATACCATCAATTTTTCCAATCTGAAACTTTTTCATATCAATATTGTCAAGGTCAATGAGATTCAAAATTCCTTTCCGATAATCTCCTTCCTTTGGATCTTTAATTATCTTGATTTCAAGGCTGGCTCCTGTAATCTTAATAGCATTTTCCATTATCTTCCTATCTCCGATAATGACGCATGCAGCTCCTTCCTCCACAATAGGATCTACCAGTGCCTTCGCCACGATTTCCGGTCCAATTCCTCCCGGATCTCCAATGGGTACAGCTATTATTGGTTTGTTCATAATCATCCCTCCTGTTCTTACATAAACAACTTCTCCTTTAAATAATTGATACATTCACGCATAGCACTTGGTTCTCCTACCATTCCCCCTTTGGTAACAACCCTGATACCAGCATAGTCTCCACCAAGAATCTCACCATAGGCAGCCAAAGGAAGTACCTCTCCCAAAAGCTGAATTCCTGATGCCTGAAAATTCTGGCAAATTGCAACGGTAACATCACCACCACTGGAATAGATTCCTTTAAATCCCTGAGAAGAATCCAGTAATCTTCTAGCGATTTCCGCCAATGAATGATTAATTATCTTGCAGAGCTCATCGCTATTTTTTCCGGTTTCTCTTGTATACTTTTCAAAATCAATTCGATTTTCCGGATAAATGCCATCACCTACCACACTACAAACTTCATAATCAGCACAATTATTCAAAATATCAGTTACAATTCTTTCAATCTCCTGTTTTCTACTTTCTTCTCCCATTAGAAATTGTTCAGTTTTTGCAAATACATTGTGAATACTCTGAGAAAGTAGAAATTCTTCCACCTGCGTAGTCGTTACCGGATTAACACTTCCTACTACTGCAAGAATTTTAGAAGCAGATGTTCTGGTTTTCGGTACAATACTTTTTCTTACAACAGTCATAGTAAATGGTCCGGGATCTACCATGATACAGGATACTTTACTCTCAATGACCGCATCAGCAATTAAATCTAAATCTTCTTGAGAAATACAATCAAAAATAATTGTTCTAATTCCGTCCTGCTCCAATTTTAAAATGGATGCCACAATATGCTCTTTTCCTTTTCTTAGGTCCTCCATATCCAAAGATGCTACCGGATACTTAGACTGTGCACGATAAATATCTTCTACTTTTGAAGTAGTAACAGGCGTCTTCGGATCAATTGCTGCAGATGTCTTATGTAACGGAACTCCATTTACCAGCATATAACCTCCACATACTACTCTTCCTGAATCCGGAAAACATGGAGCTACAATAGCAATTCTTTTTTCACTAAAACTGTCTAAAAATGCATCTGTTTCGCTTCCAAGATTTCCGCGCAACGTACTGTCGATTCGCTTGGAATAAATCTTAATTCCTTCCTGCTGTAACAACTTTGACACATTGTATACACGGTTATATGCTATTTCCGGAGACACTCCCCGGCTATCAGTCGGATACAAAATACAGTCACAATCTTCCTGATTATTTAATTCCAACCGCTCTGTGTTCATTACCGTGTATGCAGTATAATTGATTTTTTGAAGCAGGGCACCTGTAGCATTTGCTCCAGTCAAATCATCTGCAATAATCAAACAATCTGCCATTTTCCCACCTCCTATGCAATTAAGGTCATGCATTGATTATATGTATCTTTTTCTTTTCTATCAGTTCCAATTCTTCCTTCTCAAACTGATAGGTTGTAATCACTCCGGTATAATCCCCCATATTGTTAATTCTACGCATTGCTTTTCGATTAAATTTACTAGAATCTACCAGCAAGTAACTATAACAACTATTCGCGATGGCAAGGCGTTTATAGGCTACTTTCTCCTCTGTTGGAGTCAATACATCGAACTCTTCATCAATAGACGCTGCTCCAATAAATGCTGCATCTATCTTCAATTCGCGTAAAGTGTTTTCTGTCAGCATCCCCATCATACATGATGTATCTTTCTGAATCCATCCACCACAGATAATCAGTTCACAATTTAGTTTGTTTACATAATGCCCGATTTCCAAATCGTTTGTAACAATCGTAAGATTATCCAGTTTCTTCAGTTCTTTTGCCAGATAAAGATTTGTAGTTCCTGCATCCAAAAAAATGCAATCACCATCATTAATATAAGACAATGCCTTTTTGGCAATTCGCTTTTTCTCATCTCCTTGCACACTGATTTTCTTAGTGTAGGGTACTTCTTTCTTAG is a window from the Roseburia sp. 499 genome containing:
- a CDS encoding GntP family permease, coding for MEGISGTQMLIGLFIGLIVLILLILKTKIHVFIALIIASCIIGLIGGMPANDVVTAITDGFGGTLGSIGIIIGFGVMLGQVFEISGAAERMARTFLKLFGKGKEEAAMSLTGFLVSIPIFCDSGFVILSPLAKAISKKTKKSMVSLGIALAAGLVITHSLIPPTPGPLGVAGTFGVDVGQFLLLGIVVALPMAIATMLYGKWLGKRIYQLPSEDGQSWERPPYQEPVYDSLNDTDKKLPSTFASFAPLLLPILLILSNTILSALGKTDGLFQILIFLGKPIVAVGLGLILAIYVLTGNMKRAEVIKQLEDSIKSAGIIILVTGGGGALGQVIKTAGVGNYIAEGIAATSIPVILLPFIIATLVRFVQGSGTVAMITAAGITAPIVSAAGGNMLLGAFAACIGSLFFSYFNDSFYWVVNRLSGITETKEQIRVWSVTTTIAWAVGLVEILILNIFM
- the pdxA gene encoding 4-hydroxythreonine-4-phosphate dehydrogenase PdxA; the protein is MNKPIIAVPIGDPGGIGPEIVAKALVDPIVEEGAACVIIGDRKIMENAIKITGASLEIKIIKDPKEGDYRKGILNLIDLDNIDMKKFQIGKIDGMCGKAAYEYIEKSIQLANNKEVAAVATTPINKEALKAGGINFIGHTEIFGALTNTPDPLTMFEVRDMRVFFLSRHVSLRQACDMVTKDRIKDYVKRCLEALKKLGVTEGNMAIAGLNPHSGEHGLFGDEEVKHVIPAVEELQAEGYPVVGPIGADSVFHLALQGRFNSVLSLYHDQGHIATKTLDFERTISVTGGMPILRTSVDHGTAMDIAGKNIASAVSMVEAIRLAVKYAPNFMS
- a CDS encoding four-carbon acid sugar kinase family protein translates to MADCLIIADDLTGANATGALLQKINYTAYTVMNTERLELNNQEDCDCILYPTDSRGVSPEIAYNRVYNVSKLLQQEGIKIYSKRIDSTLRGNLGSETDAFLDSFSEKRIAIVAPCFPDSGRVVCGGYMLVNGVPLHKTSAAIDPKTPVTTSKVEDIYRAQSKYPVASLDMEDLRKGKEHIVASILKLEQDGIRTIIFDCISQEDLDLIADAVIESKVSCIMVDPGPFTMTVVRKSIVPKTRTSASKILAVVGSVNPVTTTQVEEFLLSQSIHNVFAKTEQFLMGEESRKQEIERIVTDILNNCADYEVCSVVGDGIYPENRIDFEKYTRETGKNSDELCKIINHSLAEIARRLLDSSQGFKGIYSSGGDVTVAICQNFQASGIQLLGEVLPLAAYGEILGGDYAGIRVVTKGGMVGEPSAMRECINYLKEKLFM
- a CDS encoding DeoR/GlpR family DNA-binding transcription regulator; translated protein: MLATERQNYIVTKIKEEGGVEVEKLAKELDVSLMTIRRDLQHLSEEGWIERCHGGAIAKKEVPYTKKISVQGDEKKRIAKKALSYINDGDCIFLDAGTTNLYLAKELKKLDNLTIVTNDLEIGHYVNKLNCELIICGGWIQKDTSCMMGMLTENTLRELKIDAAFIGAASIDEEFDVLTPTEEKVAYKRLAIANSCYSYLLVDSSKFNRKAMRRINNMGDYTGVITTYQFEKEELELIEKKKIHIINA